A genomic segment from Thermothielavioides terrestris NRRL 8126 chromosome 4, complete sequence encodes:
- a CDS encoding glycoside hydrolase family 93 protein (CAZy_ID 269755) translates to MDIAARRLHVGREEHFVHDVPGTYPRLCRSADGSILAGFTAFEADGQRVLTVARSVDGARSFQPHGEVTRSRGDCDNLFLLQLPGPPLDDPDLRGPHAHMPILAAFRNHDLDAAGNPTWFRITVCRSLDGGRSWSFLSQAFEKPAPFGLWEPFLRIGRRLGDNDDYDDDNRWEVHLYFSQELAHDDQDTMLVRSADGGATWSAPVAVTGMGEALRDGMVGVAASDYPGRLWRDKALVMVLETTRRGTFSIEALVSFDGGKTFASRQVVYEPAAGRNAGAPQIAALEDGTLVVVFMTDEDGPGEPQWPRRAKIKAVHGRLLADGKLALSAPEVVEEAASFWPGIMSILSSSALAVYESSSRIRGRLLRSGPAEEQ, encoded by the coding sequence ATGGATATCGCCGCCCGCAGACTACACGTCGGTCGGGAAGAGCACTTCGTCCACGACGTGCCGGGCACCTACCCGCGGCTGTGCCGCTCGGCCGACGGCTCCATCCTCGCGGGCTTCACCGCCTTCGAGGCCGACGGCCAGCGGGTCCTCACGGTCGCGCGgagcgtcgacggcgccaggTCGTTCCAGCCGCACGGCGAGGTGACGCGCTCCCGCGGCGACTGCGACAACCTCttcctgctgcagctgccgggcccgccgctcGACGACCCGGACTTGCGCGGGCCCCACGCCCACATGCCGATCCTCGCCGCGTTCCGCAACCACGACctggacgccgccggcaaccCGACCTGGTTCCGCATCACGGTGTGCCGCtccctcgacggcggccgctcGTGGTCGTTCCTCTCGCAGGCCTTcgagaagccggcgccgttcGGCCTGTGGGAGCCCTTCCTCCGcatcggccgccgcctgggcGACAACGATGactacgacgacgacaaccgcTGGGAGGTGCACCTGTACTTCTCGCAGGAGCTGGCGCACGACGACCAGGACACGATGCTCGTGCgcagcgccgacggcggcgcgacgTGGTCGGCGCCCGTGGCCGTGACGGGCAtgggcgaggcgctgcgcgacggcatggtcggcgtggcggcgtCGGACTACCCGGGCAGGCTCTGGCGAGATAAGGCGCTGGTGATGGTGCTGGAGACGACGCGGCGCGGCACCTTTTCCATCGAGGCGCTGGTGTCCTTCGACGGGGGCAAGACGTTTGCGTCGCGGCAGGTGGTGTACGAGCCCGCGGCGGGCAGGAACGCGGGCGCGCCGCAgatcgccgcgctggaggaCGGAACGCTTGTGGTTGTGTTCATGACGGACGAGGATGGACCGGGCGAGCCCCaatggccgcggcgggcgaagATCAAGGCTGTGCACGGTCGTCTGCTGGCGGACGGAAAGCTTGCGCTGAGTGCGCCCGAGGTTGTTGAGGAGGCTGCCAGCTTTTGGCCCGGCATCATGTCCATCCTCTCTTCTTCAGCCCTGGCGGTGTACGAGTCTTCTTCGCGGATCAGGGGACGTCTGCTGAGGTCTGGTCCCGCAGAGGAGCAGTGA
- the cat1 gene encoding catalase (Orthologue of Aspergillus niger catR (Fowler et al. 1993. Mol. Microbiol. 9:989-998). Orthologue of Aspergillus niger catR (Fowler et al. 1993. Mol. Microbiol. 9:989-998)), producing MAGLVPETMQKVTHAVLGPREGDKLKDLAHDTKDMTPKDRLTTDYGVKQSTADDWLKAVSPDQAGPLLLEDPFGRERIMRFDHERIPERVVHARGSGAFGKFKVFESIEDLTFAPVLTDTTRETPVFVRFSTVLGSRGSADTVRDVRGFAVKFYTQEGNWDIIGNDIPVFFIQDAIKFPDVIHAGKPEPHNEVPQAQSAHNNFWDFQFNHTESTHMFMWTMSDRAIPRSFRMMQGFGVNTYTLINSKGERHFVKFTFTPELGVHSLVWDEALKLAGQDPDFHRKDLWEAIANGVSPKWRFGIQVLPEADEHKFDFDILDATKVWPEDLVPTRYIGELELNCNPDEFFTQVEQAAFCTSHVVPGIGFSDDPLLQGRNFSYFDTQISRLGVNFQELPVNRPVCPVLNFNRDGALRHTITRGTVNYWPNRYEACPPASREEGAYVEYPQKVAGIKARMRSDKFKDHFSQAQLFYNSMSPVEKLHIHNAFAFELDHCEDPVVYGRMVQRLADIDLGLAQAVADKVGGDVPREGRPNHGRRAPALSQHEFPGIKPTIASRRIAILVADGYDQAAFAAAYAAASAALAVPLVIGTNRRKVTAADGAGSTQPHHHLEGFRSTMVDALFVPGGAQSAATLARNGRALHWIREAFGHLKTIGATGEAVELVQNAIGLPTVAVSDSAEVRESYGVVTLKELRPESLREAVAIAKGATGFMEKFFYGISQHRCWERELAGLNNQVAY from the exons ATGGCCGGCCTCGTCCCCGAAACCATGCAGAAAGTGACGCATGCCGTGCTTGGCCCGCGCGAGGGCGACAAGCTGAAAGACCTCGCCCACGACACCAAGGACATGACGCCCAAGGACCGCCTGACCACCGACTATGGCGTCAAGCAGAGCACGGCCGACGACTGGCTGAAGGCCGTCAGTCCCGACCAGGCCGgaccgctgctgctggaggatcCCTTTGGTCGCGAGCGG ATTATGAGATTTGACCATGAGAGGATCCCGGAGCGCGTCGTCCATGCCCGCGGCTCCGGAGCGTTTGGCAAGTTCAAGGTCTTCGAGAGCATCGAGGACCTCACCTTTGCGCCCGTCCTGACCGACACGACGCGCGAGACGCCCGTCTTCGTCCGCTTCTCCACCGTGCTgggcagccgcggcagcgccgacacGGTGCGCGACGTGCGTGGCTTCGCCGTCAAGTTCTACACCCAGGAGGGCAACTGGGACATCATCGGCAATGACATCCCCGTCTTCTTCATCCAGGATGCCATCAAGTTCCCCGACGTGATCCACGCCGGGAAGCCGGAGCCTCACAACGAGGTGCCCCAGGCCCAGTCGGCCCACAACAACTTCTGGGATTTCCAGTTCAACCACACCGAGTCGACGCACATGTTCATGTGGACG ATGAGCGACCGAGCAATCCCCCGCTCGTTCCGCATGATGCAGGGCTTCGGCGTCAACACCTACACCCTCATCAACTCCAAGGGCGAGCGCCATTTTGTCAAGTTCACCTTCACGCCCGAGCTGGGCGTGCACTCGCTGGTGTGGGACGAGGCGCTCAagctcgccggccaggaCCCAGACTTCCACCGCAAGGACCTCTGGGAGGCCATCGCGAACGGCGTGTCCCCCAAGTGGCGGTTCGGCATCCAGGTGCTGCCCGAAGCCGACGAGCACAAGTTCGACTTCGACATCCTCGACGCCACCAAGGTCTGGCCCGAGGACCTGGTGCCGACGCGCTACatcggcgagctcgagctcaACTGCAACCCGGACGAGTTCTTCACCcaggtcgagcaggccgccttCTGCACCAGCCACGTGGTGCCCGGCATCGGCTTCTCCGACGACCCGCTGCTACAGGGCCGCAACTTCAGCTACTTCGACACGCAGATCTCGCGCCTGGGCGTCAACTTCCAGGAGCTGCCGGTCAACCGGCCCGTGTGCCCGGTCCTCAACTTCAACCGCGACGGCGCACTGCGCCACACAATCACGCGCGGCACCGTCAACTACTGGCCCAACCGGTACGAGGCTTGCCCGCCGGCGAgccgcgaggagggcgcctACGTCGAGTACCCGCAGAAGGTGGCCGGCATCAAGGCGCGCATGCGCAGCGACAAGTTCAAGGACCACTTCAGCCAGGCGCAGCTCTTCTACAACAGCATGTCGCCCGTCGAGAAGCTGCACATCCACaacgccttcgccttcgagCTCGACCACTGCGAGGACCCGGTCGTGTACGGCCGCATGGTCCAGCGCCTCGCCGACATCGACCTCGGGCTCGCccaggccgtcgccgacaaggtcggcggcgacgtgcCCCGCGAGGGCCGCCCCaaccacggccgccgcgccccggCGCTCAGCCAGCACGAGTTCCCGGGCATCAAGCCCACCATCGCCTCCCGGCGCATCgccatcctcgtcgccgacggctACGACCAGGcggccttcgccgccgcgtacgcggccgcgtcggccgcgctggccgtgcCGCTGGTGATCGGCACCAACCGGCGCAaggtgacggcggcggacggcgccgggtcgacgcagccgcaccaccacctcgaGGGCTTCCGGTCGACCATGGTCGACGCGCTGTTCgtgccgggcggcgcgcagtCGGCGGCCACGCTGGCCCGCAACGGCCGCGCGCTGCACTGGATCCGCGAGGCCTTCGGCCACCTCAAGACCATCGGCGCCACGggcgaggccgtcgagctTGTGCAGAACGCCATCGGTCTGCCCACCGTCGCCGTGTCCGACTCGGCCGAGGTGCGCGAGAGTTATGGCGTTGTCACGCTCAAGGAGCTGCGGCCCGAGAGTTTGCGCGAGGCGgtcgccatcgccaagggcGCGACGGGGTTTATGGAGAAGTTCTTTTATGGCATCTCGCAGCACCGGTGTTGGgagcgcgagctggccgggcTGAATAACCAGGTTGCGTATTGA